The following proteins come from a genomic window of Bos mutus isolate GX-2022 chromosome 21, NWIPB_WYAK_1.1, whole genome shotgun sequence:
- the CCDC33 gene encoding LOW QUALITY PROTEIN: coiled-coil domain-containing protein 33 (The sequence of the model RefSeq protein was modified relative to this genomic sequence to represent the inferred CDS: inserted 2 bases in 1 codon; deleted 1 base in 1 codon), protein MEEPESPAPPAPQAAPGLLDSHSEMNNYRRAMQKMAEDILSLRKQTSVLEAENRMLRSQLAQKEVEEESASPIKAQNLASMKQKLLLSELDMKKLRDKVQRLQSELTLKNDREKELLLLHQAQQPQAALLKHYQDKLQKMKALEETVRHQEKVIEKMEQVLEDKLRKRSKPLQDKPQGKPSMPFPILSASGLPPGPTGENLPVDVYSVLLTENLRLQAELDKSCHQSAPIILQPQAVPVDPGELGARGDLAESLQETEAPGHSRGTLPAQDLLASNSDKFNLLAKLERAQSRILSLESQLEDSARRWGREKQDLATRLQEQEYGLRHPSNSXATDVPVSDPHGGASRGLGGGSGSHTTSRVTRP, encoded by the exons GAGATGAACAACTACCGGCGGGCCATgcagaagatggcagaggacaTCCTGTCACTGCGGAAACAGACCAGCGTCCTGGAGGCAGAGAACCGCATGCTGAGAAGCCAGCTGGCCCAGAAGGAGGTAGAAGAGGAGTCAGCCAGCCCCATCAAGGCCCAGAACCTGG CATCCATGAAGCAGAAACTGCTGCTGAGTGAGCTGGACATGAAGAAGCTGAGGGACAAGGTGCAGCGTTTGCAGAGTGAACTGACTCTA AAGAATGATCGAGAAAAGGAGCTGCTCCTCCTACACCAGGCTCAGCAGCCACAGGCTGCGCTGCTGAAGCACTACCAGGACAAGTTGCAGAAGATGAAGGCGCTGGAGGAGACCGTGAGGCACCAGGAGAAG GTGATCGAGAAGATGGAGCAAGTGCTGGAGGACAAGCTGCGCAAGAGGAGCAAGCCCCTGCAGGACAAGCCGCAGGGAAAGCCCAGCATGC CCTTCCCCATACTCTCAGCCTCTGGCCTTCCCCCGGGTCCTACGGGCGAGAATCTGCCTGTTGACGTCTACTCAGTGCTGCTCACGGAAAACTTGAGACTGCAGGCAGAGCTGGATAAGAGCTGCCACCAGTCAGCCCCCATCATTCTGCAGCCGCAGGCCGTGCCG GTGGACCCTGGGGagttgggagcaagaggagaccTGGCAGAGAGCCTGCAAGAGACAGAAGCC CCGGGCCACTCCAGGGGCACCCTGCCCGCACAG GATCTCCTTGCCAGTAATTCAGACAAGTTTAACCTCCTGGCCAAGCTGGAACGAGCTCAGAGCCGGATCTTGTCCCTGGAAAGCCAG TTAGAGGACTCAGCTCGGCGCTGGGGACGAGAGAAGCAGGACTTGGCCACCCGGCTGCAGGAACAAGAATATGGTTTGCGGCACCCTTCCAACAG CGCCACAGACGTGCCCGTGAGCGATCCCCATGGGGGAGCTTCTCGGGGCTTGGGTGGAGGGTCTGGCAGCCACACCACCTCCAGAGTCACTAGACCCTGA